Proteins co-encoded in one Alphaproteobacteria bacterium genomic window:
- a CDS encoding HesA/MoeB/ThiF family protein produces the protein MALTLEQQRRYARQIMLPEFGEAGQEALLRARVLVIGAGGLGSALIPYLAAAGIGHLGIIDGDRVELSNLARQVIHETGDIGRLKVESAADRVSELNPDVQVTIFPEPLTAENAERIIAQYDVIADGCDNFKTRFVVNAACVKLGKPLVSAAISGFNGQVMSVANRSACYACFLHPDAPEANTCKESGVVGPLAGMIGSAQALEVVRMILGSPALVGSIAVFDGTSHQQRIVAIQKDVGCKVCG, from the coding sequence ATGGCGCTAACGCTGGAGCAGCAACGCCGCTATGCGCGGCAAATCATGCTGCCAGAATTTGGTGAAGCAGGTCAGGAGGCCTTGCTGCGTGCGCGTGTATTGGTGATTGGCGCAGGCGGACTTGGCTCGGCATTGATTCCCTATCTCGCGGCGGCAGGTATTGGCCATTTAGGCATTATCGATGGTGACCGTGTTGAATTGTCAAATCTCGCACGTCAGGTCATTCACGAAACGGGCGATATTGGCCGACTGAAAGTGGAAAGCGCCGCTGACCGCGTCAGCGAACTAAATCCTGATGTGCAGGTGACGATTTTTCCAGAACCGCTTACAGCAGAGAATGCAGAGCGCATCATTGCGCAGTATGATGTGATTGCCGATGGGTGCGATAATTTCAAAACACGATTTGTAGTAAACGCTGCCTGCGTCAAACTCGGCAAGCCGTTAGTAAGCGCTGCTATTTCAGGATTTAATGGGCAGGTGATGAGTGTTGCTAATCGTTCTGCATGTTATGCGTGCTTCCTGCACCCCGATGCGCCAGAAGCAAACACCTGCAAAGAATCAGGCGTTGTTGGGCCACTTGCTGGCATGATTGGTTCAGCGCAAGCGCTTGAAGTGGTACGAATGATTCTTGGCTCCCCCGCCCTTGTTGGTTCTATTGCCGTGTTTGATGGAACGTCGCATCAGCAACGCATTGTGGCGATTCAGAAAGATGTTGGCTGCAAGGTATGCGGCTAA
- a CDS encoding D-glycerate dehydrogenase codes for MASRIFVTHQLPEPIEKRMAELFGHVPRQSDSALDSAGIILRAKGANVLVPTLSDAITKDVIDALSPNLKLIANFGAGVDHIDVSYAKKRGIIVTNTPSVLTEDTADIAMTLILGVPRRLSEAAQAIRLQQWQGWSPLYMLGHRVNGKKLGIVGLGRIGQAVAKRAKGFGIEIHYHQRVRLHASVEKELGATYHATLDAMLKEVDIVSLHCPHTKDTHHLMNAARFKKMKPSAYIINTARGALIDETAMIDALKDGVIAGAGLDVYEHAPDVPHALRNQPNVILLPHISSATIESRLEMGERVIINIRSFLDGHNPPDKVLVEEAI; via the coding sequence ATGGCAAGCCGCATCTTCGTTACGCATCAATTGCCCGAGCCCATCGAGAAACGAATGGCTGAGCTATTCGGCCATGTGCCGCGCCAGTCGGATTCCGCACTCGATAGCGCAGGCATTATTCTGCGTGCAAAGGGCGCGAACGTATTAGTGCCAACACTTTCAGATGCCATCACCAAAGACGTGATTGACGCACTCTCGCCGAATCTCAAGCTTATCGCCAACTTCGGTGCGGGGGTTGATCATATCGATGTGTCATATGCAAAAAAGCGAGGCATCATCGTGACTAACACGCCTAGCGTACTGACCGAAGATACCGCCGACATCGCCATGACCTTGATTCTCGGCGTGCCGCGCCGCTTGTCGGAGGCCGCGCAAGCGATTCGCCTCCAGCAATGGCAAGGTTGGAGCCCGCTTTACATGCTCGGCCATCGGGTGAACGGCAAAAAGCTGGGTATCGTTGGTTTGGGGCGCATTGGCCAAGCCGTTGCCAAGCGTGCCAAGGGCTTTGGTATAGAAATTCATTACCATCAACGCGTCCGCTTGCATGCGTCAGTGGAAAAAGAACTGGGTGCAACCTACCATGCAACGCTCGACGCGATGCTGAAGGAAGTCGATATTGTATCACTGCACTGCCCACACACGAAAGACACGCACCACTTGATGAACGCAGCGCGCTTTAAGAAAATGAAACCAAGCGCCTATATCATCAACACGGCACGCGGCGCGCTGATTGACGAAACCGCCATGATAGACGCATTGAAAGATGGCGTGATCGCAGGGGCAGGGCTTGATGTATATGAGCACGCGCCTGATGTGCCGCATGCCTTACGCAATCAGCCCAATGTTATTTTGCTGCCGCATATCAGCTCGGCGACGATTGAATCGCGTCTCGAAATGGGTGAGCGCGTGATTATCAATATCCGCTCGTTCCTCGATGGGCATAATCCGCCCGACAAAGTGCTGGTCGAAGAAGCGATTTAG
- a CDS encoding nitronate monooxygenase: protein MTAVATAEFSRKLKPVLVSGKEVLPIIEGGKGVGASNGRSAGAFAAAGAVGTISAVNQLEYDAEGKVIPLVYKGTTRRERHEELVENGIRSGIQHAKMAYEMSGGQGRIHINVLWEMGGCERVMEGVLEGAKGLINGVTCGAGMPYRLSDIAEKYNVHYHPIISSMRAFRALWKRAYSKSANLLGSVVYEDPWLAGGHNGLSNSEDPQKPEDPYPRVAELRKFMNEVGLNHVPIIMAGGAWHLKDWEHWLDNPEIGPVAFQFGTRPLLTKESPIPDAWKSRLTTLNEGDVFLNKFSPTGFYSSAVNNDFIKELRGREERQVPFATEPTGYMTEPFPFGPRKRPHYMTPEDFEKANRWVAQGFSDPMKTPDETLMFVAPEKAKEIHQDQVDCMGCLTHCRFSNWKDHDDYTTGKKADPRSFCIQKTLQEIVRGGDIENNLMFSGHNAYKFKQDPFYSNGFVPTVKELVERIMTGY from the coding sequence ATGACCGCCGTTGCTACTGCTGAATTCTCGCGTAAACTCAAGCCTGTACTGGTTTCTGGCAAAGAAGTGCTCCCTATTATTGAGGGTGGAAAAGGGGTTGGTGCGTCCAATGGCCGTTCGGCAGGCGCATTTGCTGCGGCAGGCGCGGTCGGTACGATTTCGGCGGTGAACCAGCTCGAATATGATGCGGAGGGTAAGGTCATTCCGCTCGTATATAAAGGCACCACTCGCCGTGAGCGCCATGAAGAGCTCGTCGAAAACGGGATTCGCTCAGGTATTCAACACGCGAAAATGGCCTATGAAATGTCGGGCGGCCAAGGTCGCATCCACATTAACGTGCTGTGGGAAATGGGCGGTTGTGAGCGCGTCATGGAAGGCGTGCTGGAAGGCGCTAAGGGACTTATTAATGGCGTGACATGTGGTGCGGGTATGCCATACCGCCTAAGCGACATTGCCGAGAAATATAATGTTCACTACCACCCCATCATTTCGTCGATGCGTGCGTTCCGCGCCTTGTGGAAGCGTGCCTATTCTAAAAGTGCTAATCTGCTAGGCAGTGTTGTGTATGAAGATCCATGGTTGGCAGGTGGCCATAATGGTTTGAGCAACAGCGAAGATCCACAAAAGCCAGAGGATCCATACCCACGTGTTGCCGAGTTGCGCAAATTCATGAACGAAGTGGGCTTGAACCATGTGCCTATCATTATGGCGGGTGGTGCATGGCACTTGAAAGACTGGGAACATTGGCTCGACAACCCCGAGATTGGCCCTGTCGCATTCCAATTTGGTACGCGCCCGTTGCTCACTAAAGAAAGCCCGATTCCTGATGCATGGAAATCACGTCTTACGACGCTCAATGAAGGCGATGTGTTCCTCAACAAATTCAGCCCAACGGGTTTCTACTCATCGGCAGTGAATAATGATTTCATCAAAGAACTGCGTGGCCGCGAGGAGCGCCAAGTACCATTCGCTACTGAGCCAACAGGCTACATGACAGAGCCTTTCCCATTTGGCCCACGTAAACGCCCGCACTACATGACACCAGAAGATTTCGAAAAGGCGAATCGTTGGGTAGCGCAAGGATTCAGCGACCCAATGAAAACACCAGACGAAACCCTGATGTTTGTCGCTCCCGAAAAAGCAAAGGAAATTCACCAAGACCAAGTGGATTGCATGGGCTGTCTGACACATTGTCGCTTCAGCAACTGGAAAGACCATGACGATTACACCACTGGTAAAAAAGCTGATCCGCGCAGCTTCTGCATCCAAAAGACGCTGCAAGAAATCGTGCGTGGTGGTGACATCGAGAACAACCTGATGTTCTCAGGCCATAACGCTTACAAGTTCAAGCAAGACCCATTCTATTCCAATGGTTTTGTGCCAACGGTGAAAGAACTCGTCGAACGCATCATGACGGGCTACTAA
- the polA gene encoding DNA polymerase I: MSDSARLVLVDGSGYIFRAYHALPPLTRKDGTPVGAVYGFTNMMIKLRESYADDHLVVIFDASRISFRQTIYPEYKAHRPPAPEDLVPQFALVREATIALGIPAIELADYEADDLIASYAEAAKKQGMETLIISSDKDLMQLITDGVKMRDPMKQKDIGLDVVMEKFGVAPEKMTEVQALIGDSVDNVPGVPGIGPKTAAELINQFGTLENLLANLDQIKQPKRRESLQTHAEAARISRQLVELKKDVPLPEPIDDLHAKPLDLDVLLAFLTEQNFTTLIKKFGGDPSAVQSTTVATEPYKTKAMQPVVEIKYETIRDAATLKKWVDEAIAAGLVAVDTETTSLNAASAELVGISLATAAGKAAYIPLAHVEGEAAKAQDDMFSSAPKRRLVDGQIPRDEALKILEPLFTHAGTLKVGHNLKYDLVVLDKYKVRIAPVGDTMLMSYAIGAGLHAHNLDELAQNYCGHKMISFDEVTGTGKARKTFDEVDIDSATKYAAEDADFTLRLYHALLPQLVEKQVMGVYETIDRPLIPIITAMEATGITIDKNKLNELSRYLAEHMATLDEDVQKLAGMPFSIGSPKQLGEVLFDKLQLEGGKKSAKSGAYTTDAETLEILAADGHEIAQKVLDWRHMSKLKSTYTDALPEAINARTGRVHTSYGLASTTTGRLSSTDPNLQNIPIRTELGRQIRDAFIAAPNHSLISADYSQIELRLLAHVANIDVLKEAFIKNIDIHAVTASQMFGVKVEEVTGDLRRSAKTINFGIIYGISAHGLAARLGISRTEAGEYIDKYFKQYPGIREYMDTTIAFARTHGYVQTLDGRKVHVKGINDKNPNMRNFSERAAINAPLQGTAADIIKRAMVGVYELCAQSQAKLLLQVHDELVIEAPANTAESLANEVKRTMERAANLSVPLTVEMGTGQNWGKIH, translated from the coding sequence ATGTCAGATAGCGCGCGTTTAGTATTGGTCGACGGCTCGGGATATATCTTCCGTGCCTATCACGCTTTGCCGCCGCTCACGCGTAAAGACGGTACGCCCGTTGGCGCAGTCTATGGCTTCACCAATATGATGATTAAGCTTCGTGAGAGCTATGCGGACGACCATTTAGTCGTGATTTTTGACGCATCGCGTATTTCATTCCGCCAAACGATTTACCCAGAATATAAAGCGCACCGCCCACCTGCGCCCGAAGATTTGGTGCCACAATTTGCATTGGTGCGCGAAGCCACGATCGCTTTGGGCATTCCCGCAATCGAATTGGCGGACTATGAAGCCGATGATTTGATAGCAAGCTATGCCGAAGCCGCGAAGAAGCAAGGCATGGAAACCCTTATCATCTCCTCCGACAAAGACTTGATGCAGCTCATCACCGACGGCGTTAAAATGCGCGACCCGATGAAGCAAAAAGACATCGGGCTGGATGTGGTGATGGAGAAATTCGGTGTCGCCCCCGAAAAAATGACCGAGGTGCAGGCGCTGATTGGTGACTCCGTCGATAACGTTCCGGGTGTTCCAGGCATTGGCCCAAAAACAGCAGCAGAGCTGATTAATCAATTCGGAACGCTTGAGAATCTCTTGGCGAATCTCGACCAGATCAAGCAACCCAAACGCCGTGAATCATTGCAAACCCATGCTGAAGCCGCGCGCATCTCGCGCCAATTGGTGGAGCTCAAAAAAGACGTTCCCTTGCCAGAGCCGATTGATGATTTGCACGCCAAGCCACTCGATTTAGATGTGCTGTTGGCATTCTTAACGGAACAGAATTTCACGACGCTCATTAAAAAATTTGGTGGTGACCCATCGGCGGTGCAATCCACCACCGTTGCGACAGAACCTTATAAAACCAAAGCGATGCAGCCTGTTGTTGAAATAAAATACGAAACCATTCGTGATGCCGCCACTCTCAAAAAATGGGTGGATGAAGCTATCGCAGCAGGGCTCGTGGCGGTGGATACGGAAACCACATCCCTCAACGCCGCAAGTGCCGAATTGGTGGGTATATCGCTTGCCACGGCGGCGGGTAAAGCTGCTTACATTCCGCTTGCGCATGTGGAAGGCGAAGCCGCCAAAGCGCAAGACGATATGTTCAGTTCGGCACCCAAGCGCCGCTTGGTCGATGGGCAAATCCCGCGTGATGAAGCGTTGAAGATTTTAGAGCCGCTTTTTACGCATGCTGGCACACTCAAAGTTGGCCATAACCTCAAATATGATTTGGTGGTGCTCGATAAATATAAGGTGCGCATCGCGCCTGTGGGCGACACGATGTTAATGTCTTACGCCATTGGCGCGGGTCTGCACGCGCATAATCTCGACGAGTTGGCGCAAAATTATTGCGGCCATAAAATGATTTCCTTCGACGAAGTGACGGGCACAGGCAAAGCCCGCAAAACATTCGATGAAGTCGATATCGATAGCGCCACGAAATACGCCGCCGAAGATGCAGATTTTACGCTGCGCCTCTATCATGCGCTACTACCGCAACTCGTCGAGAAGCAGGTGATGGGCGTCTATGAAACCATCGACCGCCCATTGATTCCAATCATCACGGCGATGGAAGCAACGGGCATCACGATTGATAAAAACAAGCTGAATGAACTTTCACGCTACCTCGCCGAGCATATGGCAACGCTGGATGAAGATGTACAAAAACTCGCGGGTATGCCGTTCTCGATTGGCTCGCCAAAGCAACTGGGTGAAGTGCTATTCGATAAGTTGCAGCTCGAAGGTGGCAAGAAATCCGCCAAGTCGGGTGCTTATACCACGGATGCGGAAACGCTGGAAATTCTCGCAGCCGATGGTCACGAGATTGCGCAAAAAGTGCTCGACTGGCGGCATATGAGCAAATTGAAAAGTACCTATACCGACGCATTGCCCGAAGCAATTAATGCGCGCACGGGCAGGGTGCACACCAGCTATGGGCTTGCCTCGACCACAACAGGTCGCTTGTCATCCACCGACCCGAATTTGCAAAACATTCCCATTCGTACAGAGCTTGGCCGTCAAATTCGCGATGCGTTTATTGCCGCGCCAAACCATTCGCTTATCTCTGCCGACTATTCGCAAATCGAATTGCGCTTGCTGGCGCATGTGGCGAATATCGACGTGCTAAAGGAAGCCTTCATTAAGAATATCGATATTCACGCGGTCACCGCGAGCCAGATGTTCGGCGTGAAGGTGGAAGAGGTAACGGGCGACCTGCGCCGCAGCGCCAAGACCATCAACTTCGGTATCATTTACGGCATCAGCGCGCATGGCTTGGCAGCGCGTTTGGGTATTTCACGCACCGAGGCGGGCGAATATATCGACAAATACTTCAAACAATATCCAGGCATTCGCGAATATATGGACACGACCATCGCTTTTGCCCGCACGCATGGCTACGTACAAACGCTCGATGGGCGCAAAGTGCATGTGAAGGGCATTAACGATAAGAACCCGAATATGCGCAACTTCTCGGAGCGTGCCGCCATCAATGCGCCACTTCAGGGCACGGCGGCAGATATCATCAAGCGTGCTATGGTGGGTGTGTATGAATTATGTGCGCAATCACAGGCCAAATTACTCCTACAAGTGCATGACGAACTGGTCATTGAGGCGCCCGCAAATACGGCGGAATCCCTAGCCAACGAGGTGAAGAGGACAATGGAGCGCGCAGCGAACCTCTCCGTACCGCTCACGGTTGAGATGGGCACAGGTCAAAACTGGGGAAAAATCCATTAG
- a CDS encoding dienelactone hydrolase family protein translates to MTIHLQGPDLAPTSGTVKRLVILLHGLGSDGNDLIGLAPLMKEALPDTHFISPNAPFPCDMAPYGHQWFSLQDRSLGAMLKGVRTVAPIVNQFIDAQRDRFKLRDADIALLGFSQGTMTSLYVGPRRSKPLAGIVGFSGAMIGADLLHDEIRSKPPVCLIHGEEDMVVPFAAMQHATYALATEHVEVESHARPYLPHSIDPEGLDIAVNFLKKCFGI, encoded by the coding sequence ATGACAATTCATCTACAAGGGCCTGACCTTGCACCCACAAGCGGAACGGTAAAGCGCTTGGTGATATTGCTGCATGGTCTGGGTTCTGATGGCAATGACCTTATTGGCCTTGCGCCACTGATGAAGGAAGCGCTGCCCGACACGCATTTCATTTCGCCCAATGCGCCCTTCCCGTGCGATATGGCGCCATATGGTCACCAATGGTTCTCGCTGCAAGATCGCAGCTTAGGCGCGATGCTGAAAGGTGTTCGGACGGTTGCGCCGATTGTGAACCAGTTTATCGATGCACAGCGCGACCGATTTAAATTGCGTGACGCAGACATAGCGTTATTGGGCTTCTCGCAAGGAACGATGACCTCGCTTTATGTTGGGCCACGGCGTTCTAAACCCCTTGCAGGAATTGTTGGATTCTCAGGCGCGATGATTGGCGCGGATCTTTTGCACGATGAAATACGCAGCAAGCCACCCGTGTGTTTAATCCATGGTGAAGAAGATATGGTGGTACCGTTCGCCGCTATGCAACACGCTACCTATGCGCTGGCCACTGAGCATGTCGAAGTCGAGTCGCACGCGCGCCCGTACCTTCCGCATAGCATTGACCCTGAAGGTCTTGATATTGCCGTGAATTTCTTGAAGAAGTGTTTCGGGATTTAA
- a CDS encoding quinone-dependent dihydroorotate dehydrogenase, translated as MSLYSLIRPVVFSLPPEQAHRAAIRALKIGAVPACTVSDARLNTEIAGLNLPNPVGLAAGFDKNAEVYSAALKSGFGFAEVGTVTPKAQAGNPAPRIFRLVEQEAIINRLGFNNEGMEAAAWNLRHRKQGGVVGGNIGKNKDTEDAASDYAAAMRTLYALVDYITVNISSPNTPGLRNLQGAEALQPLVRAVHDVRADLVKAGLARKPIFVKIAPDNNAAALKDIADVALTLKIDGLIVSNTTITRDGVEMSTYANEQGGLSGKPLFQKSTQVLKHMYQLTEGRIPLIGVGGISSAEDAYAKIKAGATAVQLYTALIYKGFGLVNDINRGLVKLLERDGLKSIHDAIGRDA; from the coding sequence ATGAGCCTCTATTCCCTCATTCGCCCAGTCGTTTTTTCGCTTCCTCCCGAACAAGCACATCGTGCAGCGATACGTGCACTGAAAATAGGTGCCGTTCCAGCCTGCACAGTGAGCGATGCGCGACTGAACACTGAAATTGCCGGCTTGAATCTTCCCAACCCTGTTGGGCTTGCTGCTGGGTTCGATAAGAATGCTGAAGTCTACAGTGCGGCACTTAAATCAGGTTTTGGGTTTGCTGAAGTTGGCACCGTAACGCCGAAAGCGCAGGCGGGAAATCCCGCGCCGCGCATCTTTCGTCTGGTAGAGCAAGAAGCCATCATTAACCGCCTCGGTTTCAATAATGAAGGCATGGAAGCTGCCGCGTGGAATTTACGGCATCGCAAGCAGGGTGGCGTGGTTGGTGGCAATATCGGCAAAAACAAAGACACAGAAGATGCGGCGAGTGATTATGCTGCCGCTATGCGCACACTCTATGCGCTGGTTGATTATATCACGGTGAATATCTCGTCACCTAACACGCCTGGCCTGCGTAACCTTCAAGGGGCGGAGGCATTGCAACCGCTCGTCCGTGCGGTGCACGACGTACGTGCCGACTTGGTAAAAGCGGGCTTGGCGCGCAAGCCTATCTTTGTAAAGATAGCACCCGATAATAATGCTGCGGCTCTTAAAGATATTGCTGATGTTGCCCTCACATTAAAAATCGATGGACTGATTGTCAGCAATACCACCATCACACGTGACGGTGTGGAGATGAGCACATATGCAAACGAGCAGGGCGGGCTAAGCGGCAAACCGCTTTTCCAAAAATCAACGCAAGTGTTGAAGCATATGTACCAACTCACCGAAGGGCGCATTCCGCTTATTGGTGTGGGTGGCATTTCAAGTGCTGAGGATGCTTATGCAAAAATCAAAGCGGGCGCGACAGCCGTGCAGCTATACACGGCGCTTATTTATAAAGGCTTCGGCTTGGTAAACGACATTAATCGCGGATTGGTGAAATTGCTGGAGCGTGATGGACTAAAATCGATCCACGATGCTATCGGGCGCGACGCTTAA
- a CDS encoding M23 family metallopeptidase, protein MKTKPIVFALLALLVAQPTLADSKIIAGKKFMALAPARMGVPSTPIRQTQVQRSDMKAMRSGFMRLDRDLVIRAARRPNVVRATESAPAQVAMLQADGAPVVTRGNAVTDLFGDNGGSDSPVFGETMRNTNTASRSGHIWPIASNVNQKISSGYGMRKDPFHGKMRFHGGIDIAAATGTPILASAAGTVKEVATGRGLGQHITIAHNDGSESTYGHLSAQSVRVGQRVAQGQAIGKLGSTGRSTGPHLDYRIKKNGQRIDPMMVLNAPQGTATKVAQVVRVR, encoded by the coding sequence ATGAAGACAAAACCTATCGTATTCGCGCTTCTTGCGCTTTTGGTTGCTCAGCCTACGCTGGCCGATAGCAAAATTATTGCAGGCAAAAAATTCATGGCATTGGCACCAGCGCGCATGGGTGTGCCATCCACACCTATCCGTCAGACACAAGTGCAGCGCTCCGACATGAAAGCGATGCGTTCAGGCTTCATGCGTCTTGATCGTGATTTGGTGATTCGTGCAGCGCGGCGTCCGAATGTCGTGCGTGCAACAGAATCTGCGCCAGCACAGGTGGCGATGTTACAAGCGGATGGTGCGCCCGTTGTAACGCGCGGTAACGCCGTGACGGATTTGTTTGGTGATAATGGCGGCAGCGATTCACCTGTATTTGGCGAAACCATGCGCAACACCAACACGGCAAGTCGTAGCGGCCATATTTGGCCTATTGCTAGCAACGTGAACCAGAAAATCAGCTCTGGCTATGGTATGCGCAAGGACCCCTTCCATGGGAAAATGCGTTTCCACGGCGGCATTGATATCGCCGCAGCAACGGGCACGCCGATTCTGGCTAGCGCCGCAGGAACCGTGAAGGAAGTGGCCACAGGCCGTGGTCTGGGGCAGCACATCACTATTGCACATAACGATGGTAGCGAAAGCACCTATGGCCACTTGAGTGCGCAATCAGTGCGCGTTGGCCAGCGTGTCGCACAAGGACAGGCCATTGGTAAACTGGGCTCAACGGGTCGCTCAACAGGGCCGCACCTCGATTATCGTATCAAGAAGAATGGCCAGCGCATTGACCCTATGATGGTGCTGAATGCTCCACAGGGAACCGCGACGAAGGTTGCGCAAGTCGTTCGTGTGCGCTAG
- a CDS encoding tetratricopeptide repeat protein, with product MLIHRLLGSRRHQLLCTTMCCLLVAAPDAMAGFDPDAGKDETAAISTQYLPRGRTAPAPMMMVNRNAATTSRAGFIPTVDKVAAPKPLYPTRASAPVEAVSAEPAPSIAPLPSSATMEQEMEVAATSIAPAPSLPPVSDEVKAKANQMMDAQPQAESAPQEMQMAGYIAPPPPLPDMAPMATALATPTAPAASAAAPSEGAPVDIIDPDMRSSTGKNMNSSVSIAPPPPVIGSAAPVPMASGMQSASLSSETKEILGRIPSHVNTAPPPAAPTRTTLSRVSPEVSSLIPTLQKQVEYEQAGLKISMQREGFDSNIELNRAYEALIGGDSEMAVNIYQNIIAAEPRNQDALFGLAATYHRAGELAKARPLYGALLRVNPNHREGLNNFLVLVSDEAPEEALFELQKLASRNPEFSPIYAQMAILLEKLGQHDMARESMIKAIRMSPENLVYKYNLAIMMDKQGRYADASALYGLLVDAALRGESIPAPLEDIQKRLTYINTASIDTRGS from the coding sequence ATGCTGATTCATCGTTTACTAGGTTCAAGACGTCATCAACTGCTTTGCACCACCATGTGCTGCCTGCTTGTCGCAGCGCCTGATGCAATGGCTGGCTTTGACCCCGATGCTGGCAAAGACGAGACTGCCGCGATCAGCACCCAATATTTACCACGCGGTCGCACGGCACCTGCGCCGATGATGATGGTCAACCGGAATGCGGCGACCACAAGCCGTGCTGGTTTTATTCCTACCGTCGATAAGGTGGCAGCGCCCAAACCGCTTTACCCAACACGCGCCTCTGCGCCAGTTGAGGCTGTATCCGCTGAACCAGCGCCAAGCATTGCGCCATTACCTTCTAGCGCGACGATGGAACAAGAAATGGAAGTGGCCGCAACGTCGATTGCGCCAGCGCCAAGCCTGCCCCCAGTTTCGGACGAGGTTAAGGCTAAAGCGAATCAGATGATGGACGCGCAGCCACAGGCTGAGAGTGCGCCGCAAGAAATGCAAATGGCTGGCTATATTGCTCCGCCACCGCCACTGCCTGACATGGCGCCAATGGCAACTGCATTAGCTACGCCAACTGCTCCTGCTGCATCGGCTGCTGCGCCAAGTGAAGGTGCGCCAGTGGATATTATCGATCCCGACATGCGCAGCTCCACGGGCAAGAATATGAACAGCTCGGTTTCCATTGCGCCACCGCCGCCAGTCATTGGTAGCGCCGCACCCGTACCGATGGCTTCGGGGATGCAAAGTGCTAGCTTGTCGAGCGAAACCAAAGAAATTCTTGGCCGTATTCCGAGCCATGTAAATACCGCACCTCCTCCTGCTGCGCCAACGCGCACTACGCTTAGCCGTGTTAGCCCTGAAGTCTCAAGCCTTATCCCAACGCTTCAAAAGCAAGTTGAGTACGAGCAAGCGGGTCTCAAAATCAGCATGCAGCGCGAAGGGTTTGATTCCAATATCGAGCTCAATAGAGCATATGAAGCGCTCATTGGCGGCGACAGTGAAATGGCAGTGAATATCTACCAGAACATCATCGCGGCAGAGCCACGCAATCAGGATGCGCTTTTTGGTTTAGCGGCAACTTATCACCGCGCAGGTGAGTTGGCGAAGGCGCGCCCACTATATGGCGCACTGCTTCGCGTGAACCCCAATCACCGTGAAGGCTTGAATAACTTCCTCGTATTAGTAAGTGACGAGGCGCCTGAAGAAGCGTTGTTCGAGTTGCAGAAGCTTGCGTCACGCAACCCAGAATTCAGCCCTATTTATGCGCAAATGGCTATCTTGCTTGAGAAGCTAGGCCAACACGATATGGCGCGCGAATCCATGATTAAAGCGATTCGCATGTCACCTGAGAATCTGGTGTATAAATATAACCTCGCTATCATGATGGATAAGCAAGGTCGTTATGCTGATGCTTCGGCACTTTACGGCTTGTTGGTGGATGCGGCCCTGCGCGGTGAATCTATCCCTGCTCCACTTGAGGATATTCAAAAACGTCTGACCTATATCAACACCGCATCAATTGATACGCGCGGAAGTTAA